The following are from one region of the Macaca thibetana thibetana isolate TM-01 chromosome 2, ASM2454274v1, whole genome shotgun sequence genome:
- the LOC126949072 gene encoding ferritin light chain-like, which yields MEQIRGLFLPASDRPPISSPLANSGTIFSAISCFWDLPAPFLWLAPSCRPTMSSQIRQNYSTDVEAAVNSLVNMYLQASYTYLSLGFYFDRDDVALEGVSHFFRELAEEKREGYERLLKMQNQRGGRALFQDVKKPAEDEWGKTPDAMKAAMALEKKLIQALLDLHALGSARTDPHLCDFLETHFLDEEVKLIKKMGDHLTNLNRLAGPEAGLGEYLFERLTLKHD from the coding sequence ATGGAACAGATTCGGGGACTCTTTCTTCCAGCCTCCGACCGCCCTCCGATTTCCTCTCCACTTGCAAACTCCGGGACCATCTTCTCGGCCATCTCCTGCTTCTGGGACCTACCAGCACCGTTTTTGTGGTTAGCTCCATCTTGCCGACCAACCATGAGCTCCCAGATTCGTCAGAATTATTCCACCGACGTGGAGGCAGCCGTCAACAGCCTGGTCAATATGTACCTGCAGGCCTCCTACACCTACCTCTCTCTGGGCTTCTATTTCGACCGCGATGATGTGGCCCTggaaggcgtgagccacttcttCCGCGAATTGGCCGAAGAGAAGCGCGAGGGCTACGAGCGTCTCCTGAAGATGCAAAACCAGCGTGGAGGCCGCGCTCTTTTTCAGGACGTCAAGAAGCCAGCTGAAGATGAGTGGGGTAAAACCCCGGATGCCATGAAAGCCGCCATGGCCCTGGAGAAAAAACTGATTCAGGCCCTTTTGGATCTTCATGCCCTGGGTTCTGCCCGCACGGATCCCCATCTCTGTGACTTCCTGGAGACTCACTTCCTAGATGAGGAAGTGAAGCTCATCAAAAAGATGGGTGACCACCTGACCAACCTCAACAGGCTGGCCGGCCCGGAGGCTGGGCTGGGCGAGTATCTCTTCGAAAGGCTCACTCTCAAGCACGACTAA